A genomic region of Gossypium hirsutum isolate 1008001.06 chromosome D01, Gossypium_hirsutum_v2.1, whole genome shotgun sequence contains the following coding sequences:
- the LOC121213551 gene encoding leucine-rich repeat extensin-like protein 1 → MRPAFVILVALWISAFNLDYMVFGGEDSSALLPSPSLSGYPSYGAPPSPQSFSGYPSYGAPLSPQSFSGYPSYGAPPPPPPPSSISTYPSYRAPPPPSRPAQANCPPPPVPVQCCQYPSHPNPNEYYQPVVDRSPTPYSPVSTFSIVILCCFILALSMR, encoded by the coding sequence ATGCGTCCAGCATTTGTCATCCTTGTGGCGCTTTGGATATCAGCCTTCAACCTTGATTACATGGTTTTCGGCGGGGAGGATTCTAGTGCACTCTTGCCATCACCATCTCTTTCTGGCTATCCTTCGTATGGAGCTCCTCCATCACCCCAATCTTTTTCTGGCTATCCTTCGTATGGAGCTCCTCTATCCCCCCAATCTTTTTCTGGCTATCCTTCATATGGAGCTCCTCCGCCACCACCACCACCCTCGTCTATTTCCACCTATCCTTCATATAGAGCTCCACCTCCGCCATCACGTCCAGCTCAAGCTAACTGTCCCCCTCCACCAGTTCCAGTACAGTGTTGCCAGTACCCTTCCCATCCAAATCCTAATGAATACTACCAGCCTGTTGTTGACCGTTCACCTACTCCTTATTCACCCGTTTCCACCTTTTCCATTGTAATACTTTGCTGTTTTATTCTAGCTCTATCTATGCGctaa